Part of the Aureitalea marina genome, AAGAAGGTGGAGAAGGCTATTGTCTTTTCTGCTTTGGCCGCTATTTTGTTCTCTGCAATTAACATTATAATACTGGCAAATTCTGGTACTGGTTTTGAATTTGGAGATTCCGCCATGCTTATCGAAGGGCTGTTAATTGACAGAATTTACCTCGGGATGTTATGCCTATTGAGCATATTGGCGTCCTATTCTTCCCTGCAATCCAGATATCATCCGGATAATCGATACTATGTCGGAAATATTATCATCAATGTGATCTTCATACTTTTCATTGTTTCCAGGATCACCATTGTTGCCTTTGTCGTACTGTTCCTGATGGGTCAGCTGTATCGATCCAGGAGAGGACCGCAGATGATGGTTGTTACCGGGACCTTGGTGTTGATCATTGCCGGAGCTTTTATCCTGAATCCGGATTTCAGACACAAATTGCTGTATACCAATCAGGATGACAGTTCAAATTCCTGGACCAGCATCGCCCTGCAGAATGAGCCGAGGGCCATAATTTGGGACAGTGCTTACGAGATTGCCATGGAAGAAGGACTAACCTTAGGTGGAATTGGGTTTGCCGAAACAAATCGCCGATTGATGGAGCAGTATGACAAGCGCATTGATGACCCGGAGGTGCTCCAGAATTTTCAGACCAAAAGATACAATACGCACAACCAGTATATCGACTTTTACCTGGCAACCGGTCTTGTGGGTGTAGTCTTTTTTTTAAGCTTGCTAGGGGTGTTCTTTTATCGCCATTACCGCTTGTTATACCCAACGGCTCTATTGGCTACATTTATGATCTATGCCTTCGTGGAAAATGTTTTTCACCGGCAGATCGGGGCCTACTATGCTGGATTTATTTTTATCCTATTGTGCCTGCATTTCGGACAAAATGGTCCAAAGGAAGAAGCTGATCAACCCTTAACTCAATGATGCATGCTCTTTAGGACAGGAAGATTTTCAGGATTTATCAGGCCGATCTCTTATTTGATCGACCTGTCGGCGATTCACTGGCTGGCCTTTATGATGTTTGAGGACAATTTTCCGGCCATCAACTTTCTGTTCTTCATCACCCTGGCCTGGGTCATACTTTCGGTAAGGTCTCACTTTTACGAGATATACCGGTTTACCCATGTGACCAAGATATTGACCCTATTGGCCAAACAGTCCATCATTTTTACGCTCATTGTTTATGCCTTCTTTGGGGTACATAGAACGTACGATGTCGACCCGATTCAAATACTGAGATATGTGGTCCTTGTGATGGGAATCATCTCTTTGTTCAAATTCTCTATTTTCTTCCTGCTAAAGAAGTATAGAAGGGTCCTTGGAGGAAATCACAGAAGGGTTGTCATAATTGGACTCAATCAAAAGACAGATCAATTGAGGAAGTTCTTTGACGACTTCCCTCAATACGGATACGAGCTTAAAAGGACCTTTGACCTGAACAGTCAGCATGCAGTCCCGTTAGAAGAGTGCTTTGATTACATTTCCAACAACCATATCGAAGAGATCTACGCCTCTGTGGGACAATTGGACAATCACCAGTTGATCAAACTCATCGATTACGCAGACAATAACCTGAAGGTCCTGAAGTTCTTGCCAGACAACAAAGAGATATACAGCAAAAGACTCGATTTTGACTATTACGGGGTGCTACCTATTCTCTCCATGAGAAAGATCCCGATCGATGAACCCTTCAACCAGTTCATCAAACGCAGCTTCGACATCTTGCTGTCCCTGATCGTGATCGTAGGTATATTGTCTTGGCTCACTCCAATTCTGGCCATTTTGATCAAGCTGGAATCAAGAGGCCCCGTATTCTTTAAACAAAAGAGGAATGGTTTGGATTATGAAGAATTCTACTGTTACAAATTCCGCTCGATGCGTCCCAATCCTGAGGCACACCTCTATCAGGTAACTCGGGGTGATGAACGCATTACCAAGGTTGGTCGCTTCATCCGGAAAACCAGTATAGACGAATTACCCCAGTTTATCAATGTGCTGAAGGGCGAGATGTCCGTAGTTGGGCCCAGACCTCACATGGTCAGTCATACCGAGATGTACGCAGAACGGATCGATAAATTCATGGTGCGGCATTTTGTAAAACCAGGGATCACGGGTCTGGCGCAAGTGAGCGGATACCGCGGGGAGGTAGAGAGCGAATCGGATATCGT contains:
- a CDS encoding O-antigen ligase family protein, with protein sequence MLLYFIIPFDDYIRALPNILMGVLVVAFPFVVSRSDFVKIKRLPMLVLLGFFAYLVLNALLAGRLEEDLSVLKKVLITVGLVFLYIPVQGVKKVEKAIVFSALAAILFSAINIIILANSGTGFEFGDSAMLIEGLLIDRIYLGMLCLLSILASYSSLQSRYHPDNRYYVGNIIINVIFILFIVSRITIVAFVVLFLMGQLYRSRRGPQMMVVTGTLVLIIAGAFILNPDFRHKLLYTNQDDSSNSWTSIALQNEPRAIIWDSAYEIAMEEGLTLGGIGFAETNRRLMEQYDKRIDDPEVLQNFQTKRYNTHNQYIDFYLATGLVGVVFFLSLLGVFFYRHYRLLYPTALLATFMIYAFVENVFHRQIGAYYAGFIFILLCLHFGQNGPKEEADQPLTQ
- a CDS encoding undecaprenyl-phosphate glucose phosphotransferase; the protein is MLFRTGRFSGFIRPISYLIDLSAIHWLAFMMFEDNFPAINFLFFITLAWVILSVRSHFYEIYRFTHVTKILTLLAKQSIIFTLIVYAFFGVHRTYDVDPIQILRYVVLVMGIISLFKFSIFFLLKKYRRVLGGNHRRVVIIGLNQKTDQLRKFFDDFPQYGYELKRTFDLNSQHAVPLEECFDYISNNHIEEIYASVGQLDNHQLIKLIDYADNNLKVLKFLPDNKEIYSKRLDFDYYGVLPILSMRKIPIDEPFNQFIKRSFDILLSLIVIVGILSWLTPILAILIKLESRGPVFFKQKRNGLDYEEFYCYKFRSMRPNPEAHLYQVTRGDERITKVGRFIRKTSIDELPQFINVLKGEMSVVGPRPHMVSHTEMYAERIDKFMVRHFVKPGITGLAQVSGYRGEVESESDIVNRVKYDIFYLENWSLLLDLKIVFQTVYNAIKGEDKAY